A genomic window from Agrobacterium larrymoorei includes:
- the flgA gene encoding flagellar basal body P-ring formation chaperone FlgA, producing the protein MKFRPKIMPVQGRKVTFALALASAVFSPHGAMSQQKFAVVPTVTILSGEIITQGRVTEVPVTNPNIAPGYSQSMEEVVGKVSKKTLVAGRTIPLGDLRDPYAVERGAAVRITYNNNGMNLSASGIAIEDGMAGDIIRVRNKDTGVTVTGTAKLDGTVEVFQK; encoded by the coding sequence ATGAAGTTCCGCCCGAAAATCATGCCTGTTCAAGGTCGCAAGGTCACGTTTGCGCTGGCACTCGCGTCTGCGGTGTTTTCTCCGCACGGTGCCATGTCGCAGCAGAAGTTTGCTGTCGTCCCCACGGTCACGATTCTTTCGGGCGAAATCATTACCCAGGGCCGTGTGACGGAAGTTCCCGTCACAAACCCCAACATCGCTCCCGGCTACTCGCAATCGATGGAGGAAGTGGTGGGCAAGGTTTCCAAAAAGACCTTGGTTGCCGGACGGACCATTCCGCTCGGCGATCTGCGCGATCCTTACGCGGTGGAACGCGGTGCCGCAGTGCGCATAACCTACAACAACAACGGCATGAACCTTTCGGCCTCCGGCATTGCTATCGAAGACGGCATGGCCGGCGACATCATTCGCGTGCGCAACAAGGACACCGGGGTGACGGTGACCGGAACGGCGAAGCTCGACGGGACCGTGGAGGTCTTCCAAAAATGA
- the flgG gene encoding flagellar basal-body rod protein FlgG, with protein sequence MRALAIAATGMDAQQTNLEVIANNIANINTTGFKRGRAEFTDLLYQTERAQGVMNRANQAMVPEGANIGLGVQTSAVRKLHIQGPVSQTGNALDLAIVGKGWFRVQGPDGTPLYTRAGAFNMDSTGRLVTTDGYPVLPAITIPTDSTETKITDDGIVSVRIGQSNQMTEVGQLTMSNFANEAGLRPLGDNLFAQTDASGAAVDGTPQSIGFGYVKQSYLEGSNVDSVKEITDMISAQRAYEMNSKVITTADQMAQIVSQNLK encoded by the coding sequence ATGAGAGCTCTAGCCATCGCAGCAACGGGCATGGATGCCCAGCAGACGAACCTTGAGGTCATCGCGAACAACATCGCGAACATCAACACCACCGGCTTCAAGCGCGGCCGTGCCGAATTTACCGACTTGCTCTACCAGACCGAGCGCGCACAGGGCGTGATGAACCGTGCCAACCAGGCCATGGTACCGGAAGGCGCGAACATCGGCCTCGGCGTACAGACCTCTGCCGTGCGCAAGCTGCACATCCAGGGACCTGTTTCCCAGACCGGCAACGCGCTCGATCTTGCCATCGTCGGCAAGGGCTGGTTCCGCGTGCAGGGTCCGGACGGCACTCCGCTCTATACCCGTGCTGGCGCGTTCAACATGGACTCGACAGGCCGCCTGGTGACGACCGATGGTTATCCGGTGCTGCCGGCGATCACCATCCCGACGGATTCGACCGAAACCAAGATCACCGACGACGGCATCGTGTCGGTGCGTATCGGCCAGTCGAACCAGATGACCGAAGTCGGTCAGCTGACGATGAGCAACTTCGCCAACGAAGCCGGTCTGCGTCCATTGGGCGATAACCTCTTTGCTCAGACGGATGCCTCGGGTGCAGCCGTCGATGGAACACCCCAATCGATCGGCTTCGGCTACGTGAAGCAGAGCTACCTGGAAGGCTCCAACGTCGATTCGGTCAAGGAAATCACCGACATGATTTCCGCCCAGCGTGCGTATGAGATGAACTCCAAGGTCATCACCACCGCCGACCAGATGGCTCAGATCGTCAGTCAGAACCTGAAATAA
- a CDS encoding flagellar hook-basal body complex protein FliE, whose translation MIESISHVKSLTNNSATDSIKGIASGLTSLAGAAVTTAATATVGPTFASVLGGVAQDAVDSLKNSEAMSFAGMQGKANTREVVDAVMQADQTLRTAVALRDRLVSAYLDVVKMQI comes from the coding sequence ATGATCGAATCTATCAGCCACGTCAAATCGCTGACCAACAACTCCGCGACAGACAGCATCAAGGGCATTGCCAGCGGCCTGACCTCACTTGCGGGCGCCGCCGTCACCACGGCCGCAACCGCGACCGTTGGCCCGACATTCGCCAGCGTTCTTGGCGGGGTTGCGCAGGACGCGGTCGACTCGCTCAAGAACAGCGAAGCCATGTCCTTCGCCGGTATGCAGGGCAAGGCCAATACCCGAGAAGTCGTCGATGCCGTCATGCAGGCCGACCAGACCCTAAGAACCGCTGTCGCGCTCAGAGACCGGCTCGTTTCGGCCTATCTCGATGTCGTTAAAATGCAGATTTGA
- the flgC gene encoding flagellar basal body rod protein FlgC, giving the protein MDSLSTSLKIAGSGMEAQATRLRIVSENIANSRTTGDGPGADPYRRKTITFANELDRASGTNLVEVKKLGYDRSNFIEEYDPDSPAADEKGMVKLPNVNMLIEMADLREANRSYEANLQVIKQTRDLISSTIDLLKAQ; this is encoded by the coding sequence ATGGACTCACTATCAACCTCGCTGAAGATCGCAGGCAGCGGAATGGAAGCGCAGGCAACGCGTCTGCGCATCGTTTCGGAAAACATCGCCAACTCCCGTACCACGGGTGATGGGCCGGGGGCCGATCCCTATCGACGCAAGACGATTACCTTTGCCAATGAGCTGGATCGCGCATCAGGCACCAACCTCGTCGAGGTCAAGAAGCTTGGTTACGACCGCTCCAACTTCATCGAGGAATACGATCCGGACAGCCCGGCGGCCGATGAAAAAGGCATGGTGAAGCTGCCGAACGTCAACATGCTGATCGAGATGGCCGACCTTCGTGAAGCCAACCGCAGCTACGAAGCCAATCTCCAGGTCATCAAGCAGACGCGTGATCTGATTTCCTCAACTATCGACCTATTGAAGGCTCAGTGA
- the flgB gene encoding flagellar basal body rod protein FlgB: protein MQPIQLFALASRQAEWLSIRQEVVATNIANASTPQYRAKEVVPFETELKTAGMQMARTNPGHMEMAVTGAGKIGLRDAPLNNEIGVQISGNTVSLSTEMAKTGEIKRQFELNTQLVRTFHSMMMTAVGK from the coding sequence ATGCAGCCCATTCAGCTGTTTGCGCTGGCCTCCCGGCAGGCCGAGTGGCTCTCAATCCGTCAGGAAGTTGTCGCCACGAACATCGCCAATGCGAGCACGCCGCAATATCGCGCCAAGGAAGTCGTTCCGTTCGAAACCGAACTGAAGACGGCCGGCATGCAGATGGCGCGTACGAACCCGGGGCATATGGAAATGGCAGTCACGGGTGCTGGCAAGATCGGTCTTAGGGATGCCCCGTTGAACAATGAAATCGGTGTGCAGATATCCGGCAACACCGTTTCTCTTTCCACGGAAATGGCAAAGACCGGCGAAATCAAGCGGCAGTTCGAACTGAACACGCAGCTCGTTCGCACCTTCCACTCCATGATGATGACCGCGGTGGGCAAGTAA
- the folD gene encoding bifunctional methylenetetrahydrofolate dehydrogenase/methenyltetrahydrofolate cyclohydrolase FolD, translating into MVVVIDGKAKAASVTDAVRDAAERLEKETGKKPGLAVVIVGDDPASHAYVNSKSKMAKQCGFNSVQHTLPEETTQQELAALVAKLNADASIHGILVQLPLPKHLDSDPIIQSILPEKDVDGLSVLNAGKLAVGDLKTGLLSCTPAGAMLLVRSIHGQDLSGLNAVVIGRSNLFGKPMGQLLLNANATVTMAHSRTKDLASVCKSADILVAAVGRAQMVKADWVKPGATVIDVGINRIPAPEKGEGKSKLVGDVAFEEASTVAAAITPVPGGVGPMTIAMLMANTVIAAHRALGNEAPSF; encoded by the coding sequence ATGGTGGTTGTGATCGACGGCAAGGCCAAGGCGGCATCCGTGACGGATGCTGTGCGGGACGCGGCGGAGCGTCTTGAAAAGGAGACCGGCAAGAAACCGGGTCTCGCTGTCGTCATCGTCGGCGATGATCCTGCAAGCCATGCCTATGTGAACTCCAAAAGCAAGATGGCCAAGCAGTGCGGTTTCAACTCGGTCCAGCACACGCTGCCGGAAGAAACGACACAGCAGGAACTCGCGGCGCTGGTCGCCAAGTTGAATGCCGACGCATCGATCCACGGCATTCTCGTCCAGCTCCCGCTGCCGAAGCATCTCGATTCCGATCCGATCATCCAGTCGATCCTTCCTGAGAAGGATGTCGATGGTCTGAGCGTCTTGAATGCCGGAAAGCTTGCTGTCGGCGATCTGAAGACAGGGCTTCTTTCCTGCACCCCGGCGGGCGCCATGCTTCTGGTTCGCAGCATCCACGGGCAAGATCTTTCGGGCCTGAACGCGGTGGTGATCGGTCGTTCCAACCTGTTCGGCAAGCCGATGGGTCAATTGCTCCTCAACGCCAACGCAACGGTGACGATGGCGCATTCGCGCACCAAGGATCTGGCTTCCGTCTGCAAGTCTGCCGACATTCTGGTTGCCGCGGTCGGCCGGGCGCAAATGGTGAAGGCCGATTGGGTGAAGCCCGGAGCGACTGTCATCGATGTGGGTATCAACCGTATTCCCGCACCCGAGAAGGGCGAGGGCAAGTCGAAGCTCGTCGGCGATGTGGCATTTGAAGAAGCAAGCACCGTTGCCGCCGCCATTACGCCAGTCCCAGGCGGCGTTGGTCCGATGACGATTGCGATGCTGATGGCCAACACAGTGATCGCCGCACATCGTGCATTGGGCAACGAAGCGCCAAGCTTCTGA
- a CDS encoding LacI family DNA-binding transcriptional regulator, translating into MGMNLKQLSQLLGISQTTISRALNGYPEVNAETRRKIIEAARQNGYRPNAAAQRLATGKVGSIGLVMPTGAEHQSDVHFGEFLNGLGEVSAKNGFHLVIMPTDPRDEDEALKDLAANGTVDGIYLAYMKKNDRRIAMMKSLSIPFMVHGRSWGIEPDYPYLDVDNEGAFHDAASLLLQLGHKDIALINGPEGYDFTFRRYRGVEAALAVHGHSLDPDKVSHSVMTDEAGFLMMERLLDQPQQPTAVLCASTALALGAIRSLNQRGLRPGRDISLIAHDDVLPLLKPVNFSVPLTTTRSSLRAAGMRVAERLIAQIKTGRNEPFHELWKAELVVRASTGAAPR; encoded by the coding sequence CTGGGCATGAATCTGAAACAATTATCGCAGTTGCTTGGCATCTCCCAGACGACGATCAGCCGCGCCCTGAATGGCTATCCCGAAGTCAATGCCGAGACACGCCGGAAGATCATCGAGGCGGCGCGGCAAAACGGATATCGACCCAACGCAGCAGCGCAACGACTGGCGACCGGCAAGGTTGGCTCCATCGGCCTTGTCATGCCCACGGGTGCAGAACATCAATCCGACGTTCACTTCGGGGAGTTCCTCAACGGGCTTGGGGAAGTCTCGGCCAAAAACGGATTTCACCTCGTCATCATGCCGACCGATCCGCGCGATGAGGATGAAGCGCTGAAGGACCTTGCGGCCAATGGCACTGTCGACGGGATCTATCTCGCCTATATGAAGAAGAATGACCGACGGATCGCGATGATGAAAAGCCTGTCGATCCCCTTCATGGTGCATGGCAGGTCCTGGGGGATAGAGCCGGATTACCCTTATCTCGACGTCGACAACGAGGGCGCCTTCCATGATGCGGCATCACTGCTGCTCCAACTTGGCCATAAGGACATCGCGCTGATCAATGGGCCGGAGGGTTATGACTTTACGTTCCGGCGCTATCGCGGTGTCGAAGCCGCATTGGCGGTTCATGGCCATTCGCTTGATCCCGACAAGGTCAGCCACAGCGTGATGACGGACGAGGCCGGCTTCCTGATGATGGAACGCCTTCTAGACCAGCCGCAACAGCCCACCGCCGTTCTCTGTGCCTCCACGGCACTGGCGCTCGGTGCCATCCGCTCGCTCAACCAGCGGGGCCTGCGTCCCGGGCGGGATATTTCCCTCATCGCCCATGACGACGTCCTGCCTCTCCTGAAGCCGGTCAATTTTTCCGTGCCATTGACCACCACACGGTCTTCGCTCAGAGCCGCAGGCATGCGTGTCGCCGAACGGCTGATCGCCCAGATCAAGACGGGGCGAAACGAGCCTTTCCACGAGCTTTGGAAGGCGGAACTGGTTGTGCGCGCCTCGACCGGCGCTGCACCTCGATAG
- a CDS encoding ABC transporter substrate-binding protein — MRKIFLTTVAIATLLSGASFAAELKFKPGEDSKFNWKSYEDFKAANASLKGETLTIFGPWRGEDEALFQSVLAYFADATGVNVRYSSSENYEQQIVIDTQAGSPPNIAILPQPGLLADLAAKGLLAPLGDETANWVKENYGAGQSWVDLGMYKNKDGNKAYFAFPFKADVKSLVWYVPENFEEAGYKVPETMEDLVKLSDQIVADGGTPWCIGLGSGGATGWPATDWVEDFMLRTQPLDVYQKWTTNEVKFNDPRVVAAIEEFGKFAKNDKYVSGGVAAVASTDFRDSPKGLFDIPPKCYLHRQASFIPSFFPEGTKVGTDVDFFYMPTFASKADLGKPVLGAGTLFTITKDSKAARALVEFLKTPIAHEVWMAQSGFLTPFKGVNKDAYANDQVKRQGEILTTATTFGFDGSDLMPGKIGAGAFWTGMVDFVGGKSAEQVANDIQKAWDGLK, encoded by the coding sequence ATGAGAAAGATATTTTTGACGACAGTTGCCATAGCCACGCTTCTGTCGGGAGCATCCTTTGCCGCCGAACTCAAATTCAAGCCGGGTGAAGACAGCAAATTCAACTGGAAGAGCTACGAAGACTTCAAGGCTGCAAATGCCAGCCTGAAGGGCGAGACGCTGACGATCTTCGGACCATGGCGTGGCGAGGACGAAGCGCTGTTCCAGTCCGTCCTGGCCTATTTTGCCGATGCAACCGGCGTCAATGTCCGTTACTCGTCGTCTGAAAATTACGAGCAGCAGATCGTCATCGATACGCAGGCAGGGTCTCCGCCCAACATTGCGATCCTGCCGCAGCCTGGCCTTCTGGCTGACTTGGCCGCCAAGGGGCTTCTTGCTCCGCTCGGCGACGAGACGGCAAACTGGGTGAAGGAAAATTACGGCGCAGGCCAGTCCTGGGTAGATCTTGGCATGTACAAGAACAAGGACGGCAACAAGGCCTATTTCGCCTTCCCGTTCAAGGCCGACGTCAAGTCGCTGGTCTGGTACGTTCCTGAGAACTTCGAGGAAGCCGGTTACAAGGTGCCGGAAACCATGGAAGATCTGGTCAAGCTCAGCGATCAGATCGTTGCCGATGGCGGTACCCCATGGTGCATCGGTCTCGGCTCCGGTGGCGCAACCGGCTGGCCGGCAACGGACTGGGTTGAAGACTTCATGCTGCGCACGCAGCCGCTCGATGTCTACCAGAAGTGGACGACGAATGAGGTGAAGTTCAACGATCCGCGTGTCGTGGCCGCCATCGAGGAATTCGGCAAGTTCGCCAAGAACGACAAATATGTCTCGGGCGGTGTTGCCGCTGTCGCCTCGACCGACTTCCGTGACAGCCCGAAGGGCCTCTTCGACATTCCGCCGAAGTGCTATCTGCACCGTCAGGCTTCCTTCATCCCATCCTTCTTCCCTGAGGGAACGAAGGTCGGAACGGATGTCGACTTCTTCTACATGCCGACTTTCGCCTCCAAGGCCGATCTCGGCAAGCCTGTTCTGGGTGCTGGAACGCTGTTCACCATCACCAAGGATTCCAAGGCGGCTCGCGCCCTCGTGGAGTTCCTGAAGACGCCGATCGCCCATGAAGTCTGGATGGCGCAGTCTGGCTTCCTCACGCCGTTCAAGGGCGTCAACAAGGATGCCTATGCCAATGATCAGGTGAAGCGTCAGGGCGAGATTCTGACGACGGCCACCACCTTTGGCTTCGACGGCTCCGACCTCATGCCCGGCAAGATCGGTGCTGGCGCGTTCTGGACCGGTATGGTCGATTTCGTCGGTGGCAAGTCTGCCGAACAGGTCGCCAACGATATCCAGAAGGCCTGGGACGGCCTGAAGTAA
- a CDS encoding carbohydrate ABC transporter permease, with the protein MITQIVSALGVVIVGVFACAAYYWLSDKALQFIFPVKDGDVIHASRNLNRRAAIRPWLFVGPALLLLAVYLVYPVVATFILSFYDRTGTNYVGSANYVWAFYDAGFRQSIFNNILWLAVVPAACTFLGLVIAVMTDRIWWGNVAKSIVFMPMAISFVGASVIWKFIYEYRGEGQTQIGLLNALVEFFGGNPQVWISMPFWNNFFLMVILIWIQTGFAMVILSAALRGIPEETIEAAVIDGANGWQIFWKIMVPQIWGTIAVVWTTITILVLKVFDIVLTMTNGQWNTMVLANLMFDWMFRGGGDSGRSAVIALVIMAAVTPIMIWNIRQANREMEGR; encoded by the coding sequence ATGATTACGCAGATCGTATCCGCGCTGGGCGTCGTTATCGTCGGAGTCTTTGCCTGCGCAGCCTATTACTGGCTGTCGGACAAAGCATTGCAGTTTATCTTTCCGGTGAAAGACGGCGACGTCATTCACGCCTCGCGCAACCTCAATAGACGCGCTGCCATTCGTCCCTGGCTCTTTGTCGGTCCGGCCTTGCTGCTGCTTGCCGTCTATCTCGTCTACCCGGTCGTTGCGACGTTTATCCTATCCTTTTACGATCGGACGGGTACCAATTACGTCGGCTCTGCCAATTATGTCTGGGCCTTTTACGACGCCGGTTTCCGCCAGTCGATCTTCAACAACATTCTCTGGCTCGCTGTCGTACCGGCCGCATGCACCTTTTTGGGTCTCGTCATCGCCGTCATGACCGACCGCATCTGGTGGGGCAACGTCGCCAAATCCATCGTCTTCATGCCGATGGCGATCTCCTTCGTCGGCGCGTCCGTGATCTGGAAGTTCATCTACGAATATCGCGGCGAGGGCCAGACGCAGATCGGCCTCCTAAACGCGCTGGTGGAATTCTTCGGCGGGAATCCGCAGGTGTGGATTTCCATGCCTTTCTGGAACAACTTCTTCCTGATGGTCATCCTGATCTGGATCCAGACCGGCTTTGCCATGGTCATTCTGTCAGCGGCGCTTCGCGGCATCCCGGAGGAAACCATTGAGGCGGCCGTGATCGATGGCGCCAATGGCTGGCAGATTTTCTGGAAGATCATGGTGCCGCAGATCTGGGGAACGATCGCGGTCGTCTGGACCACCATCACCATTCTCGTCCTCAAGGTCTTCGACATCGTCCTGACCATGACCAACGGTCAGTGGAACACCATGGTTCTTGCCAATCTCATGTTCGATTGGATGTTCCGTGGCGGTGGCGACAGCGGGAGAAGCGCGGTTATCGCGCTCGTCATCATGGCAGCCGTCACGCCGATCATGATCTGGAACATTCGCCAGGCGAACCGCGAGATGGAGGGCCGCTGA
- a CDS encoding carbohydrate ABC transporter permease: MTITTRLRRIGLPRLIVHASVLFIALLWLLPTLGILVSSLRDKDQIVVSGWWTAFSSSNQTQALRLGDPSTQTQQGDRFVIAGNVFGEGKSGHVSAFGVRVQEPAAFKSGTSADLGDGETLQLNEDGSYQYSKNASFEGSRAKRVYVVVSTPPIFTLDNYRTVLLSEGIGQSFVNSLTVAIPATIIPILIAAFAAYALSWMRFRGRSLMIALVVGLIVVPLQMSLIPLLQLYNSIGNIFGIPSKTYAGIWLAHTAFGLPLAIYLLRNYISGLPKEIIESARVDGASDFEIFVKIVLPLSFPALASFAIFQFLWTWNDLLVAMVFLGTQKDELVLTGALNALLGSRGGNWEILTASAFVTIIVPLCVFFALQRYLVRGLLAGSVKGG; encoded by the coding sequence ATGACCATCACAACGCGTCTGCGCCGTATCGGCCTCCCACGTCTTATCGTTCACGCCAGCGTTCTTTTCATCGCCCTGCTGTGGCTTTTGCCGACGCTCGGCATTCTCGTCAGCTCGCTGCGGGACAAGGACCAGATCGTCGTTTCCGGCTGGTGGACGGCCTTCTCCAGCTCCAACCAGACGCAGGCGCTGCGCCTTGGCGATCCATCGACACAGACCCAGCAGGGCGATCGCTTCGTCATTGCCGGCAACGTCTTCGGTGAAGGCAAGAGCGGCCATGTCTCGGCCTTCGGCGTGCGCGTTCAGGAACCGGCAGCCTTCAAGTCCGGTACGTCTGCCGATCTCGGTGATGGCGAAACGCTTCAGCTCAACGAGGACGGCAGCTATCAATACAGCAAGAATGCCAGCTTCGAAGGATCGCGCGCAAAACGCGTCTATGTCGTGGTTTCTACCCCGCCGATCTTCACGCTCGACAACTATCGCACCGTCCTCCTCTCCGAAGGCATCGGCCAGTCCTTCGTCAATTCTCTGACGGTCGCCATTCCTGCAACCATCATCCCGATCCTGATTGCTGCATTTGCGGCTTACGCTCTGTCATGGATGCGCTTCAGAGGTCGGTCCTTGATGATAGCACTGGTCGTCGGTCTGATCGTCGTGCCGTTGCAGATGTCGCTCATTCCGCTGCTTCAACTCTATAACTCCATCGGCAACATCTTCGGCATACCGTCCAAGACCTATGCCGGCATCTGGCTGGCACATACCGCCTTCGGTCTGCCGCTCGCCATCTATCTGCTGCGCAACTATATCTCCGGTCTGCCGAAGGAAATCATCGAGAGTGCCCGCGTCGATGGCGCCAGCGATTTCGAAATCTTCGTCAAGATCGTGCTGCCACTTTCCTTCCCGGCGCTTGCCTCCTTTGCCATCTTCCAGTTTCTCTGGACGTGGAACGACCTTCTCGTCGCCATGGTCTTCCTCGGCACGCAGAAGGATGAGCTGGTGCTGACCGGCGCGCTGAACGCGCTGCTCGGTTCGCGCGGCGGCAACTGGGAAATCCTCACCGCGTCGGCTTTTGTGACCATCATCGTGCCGCTCTGCGTCTTCTTTGCGCTCCAACGTTACCTTGTCCGCGGCCTCTTGGCTGGCTCCGTCAAGGGAGGCTGA
- the bglA gene encoding beta-galactosidase BglA has protein sequence MTATVSSALTPDKDWWRGAVIYQIYPRSYQDSNGDGIGDLKGITSRLEHIANLGADAIWISPFFTSPMRDFGYDVSNYVDVDPMFGTLADFDGLITEAHRLGIRVMIDLVLSHTSDQHPWFVESRSSRSNPRADWYVWSDSKPDGTPPNNWLSIFGGSGWQWDPTRMQYYMHNFLTSQPDLNLHNPDVQEELLNITRFWLKRGVDGFRLDTINFYFHDKELRDNPALAPERRNASTAPAVNPYNFQEHIYDKNRPENLEFLKRFRAVLDEFPDIAAVGEVGDSQRGLEIVGEYTSGDDKMQMCYAFEFLAPDALTPARVAEVQAAFAKAAPEGWACWAFSNHDVVRHVSRWGEAVEDKDALAKVLSALLMTQRGSVCIYEGEELGLTEADIAFEDLQDPYGIQFWPEFKGRDGCRTPMVWDAGHAQAGFSTSDKTWLPIPTEHKMRAVSAQQGNEGSVLEHYRRFLAFRRQHPAFAKGKIEFQDADATVSSYTRTLGNETVLCLFNLSAVPATARLPEGDWEVLEGHGFSAELNGTTVELPAWGAFFARHA, from the coding sequence ATGACCGCGACCGTTTCTTCCGCCCTGACTCCCGACAAGGATTGGTGGCGCGGCGCTGTGATCTACCAGATCTATCCGCGCTCCTATCAGGACTCCAACGGCGATGGCATTGGCGATCTGAAGGGCATCACCTCCAGGCTCGAGCACATCGCCAACCTCGGCGCGGATGCGATCTGGATTTCGCCCTTCTTCACCTCGCCCATGAGGGACTTCGGCTACGACGTCTCCAACTATGTCGATGTCGATCCGATGTTCGGCACGCTTGCGGATTTCGATGGCCTGATCACCGAGGCCCATCGTCTCGGCATCCGTGTGATGATCGATCTCGTCCTTTCGCACACCTCCGACCAGCATCCCTGGTTCGTCGAAAGCCGCTCCAGCCGCAGCAATCCGCGCGCCGACTGGTATGTGTGGAGCGACAGCAAGCCGGATGGCACGCCGCCCAACAACTGGCTGTCGATCTTCGGCGGCTCCGGCTGGCAGTGGGACCCCACCCGCATGCAATACTACATGCACAACTTCCTGACGTCGCAGCCGGACCTCAACCTGCATAATCCGGACGTTCAGGAAGAGTTGCTGAACATCACCCGTTTCTGGCTGAAGCGCGGCGTCGATGGTTTCCGTCTCGATACGATCAATTTCTACTTCCACGACAAGGAACTGCGCGACAACCCGGCACTTGCGCCAGAACGCCGCAATGCTTCGACCGCACCTGCCGTGAACCCGTATAATTTCCAGGAACATATCTACGACAAGAACCGCCCGGAAAACCTGGAATTCCTCAAGCGCTTCCGCGCCGTTCTTGACGAGTTCCCGGATATCGCAGCCGTTGGTGAAGTTGGCGACAGCCAGCGTGGCCTGGAGATCGTCGGTGAATATACGTCCGGCGATGACAAGATGCAGATGTGCTACGCCTTCGAATTCCTGGCGCCGGATGCGCTGACTCCCGCCCGCGTAGCGGAAGTTCAGGCAGCCTTTGCCAAGGCCGCACCAGAAGGCTGGGCCTGCTGGGCCTTCTCCAACCACGACGTGGTGCGCCATGTCAGCCGGTGGGGTGAGGCGGTTGAAGACAAGGATGCTTTGGCCAAGGTGCTGTCGGCACTGCTCATGACGCAGCGCGGCTCAGTCTGCATCTATGAGGGCGAAGAGCTTGGCTTGACGGAAGCCGACATCGCCTTTGAGGATTTGCAGGACCCCTACGGCATTCAGTTCTGGCCGGAATTCAAAGGACGCGACGGATGCCGCACGCCGATGGTCTGGGATGCCGGTCACGCACAGGCGGGCTTCTCCACCTCGGATAAGACATGGCTTCCCATTCCGACGGAACACAAGATGCGCGCAGTCAGCGCCCAGCAGGGCAACGAGGGATCCGTTCTTGAGCATTACCGCCGCTTCCTGGCGTTCCGCAGGCAGCATCCGGCTTTCGCCAAGGGCAAGATCGAGTTTCAGGACGCGGATGCGACTGTCTCGAGCTACACCCGAACGCTGGGCAACGAGACAGTGCTCTGCCTCTTCAACCTCTCCGCAGTCCCGGCAACGGCAAGACTGCCGGAGGGCGATTGGGAGGTGCTGGAAGGTCACGGCTTTTCGGCTGAACTGAATGGCACAACCGTAGAACTTCCGGCATGGGGCGCGTTTTTCGCCCGCCACGCGTAA